Proteins encoded by one window of Flagellimonas lutaonensis:
- a CDS encoding ParB/RepB/Spo0J family partition protein → MTTKASTTRKRRSTTTTAKKEVNGKKVPVLQIENIPIGKIKPDPKQPRKTFDEKQLQQLSDSIKEFGVLQPITVRKSGKDFIIVMGERRFRASKIARKNTIPSIVRTYENDEVLEVQIIENLQRKDVEPTEEAEAIAYLSDKYQPSEIAKRLGRTDNFIRQRLKLAGLIDGFKHFVRNGEMTISLGVGVALFEPEEQQMMLETMGEDYNSHQINRMIKDQTYDLEKAPFDVADKTLVAKAGSCVECPFNAANQGNLFGEGKMVCTKSPCFETKKTKSFLNLIEKSKKKNLLLIPEIRQYWADEEKNQLVISQLENNGLKVYLLDDVEIIENPIEPTMDAIKIEYQHYDYSEDELKAEFKEAIQQYKEELKTYCSAEKNGFVNGIVFHPETYQNKNVFIKVIEKLKNDSSEYSAPLANRKMADCTPEEQIIKINEREIRKRQIENNKQFEEVVQMIRETDYIDTKKTLSVDEMVAFSISLFENNVDYMSRQKCFSGFFAKTSKMSRVEIVEHFKKNFKKEIFHKLIRYMLTKQVHFSESNHNNNLTNISFYYAMQGYYKSKIADIEKSYAEKRNKREARLKERIAVLEKKIQELKD, encoded by the coding sequence ATGACAACAAAAGCAAGTACCACAAGAAAGCGTAGAAGTACAACAACTACTGCGAAGAAAGAAGTTAACGGAAAAAAAGTTCCGGTACTTCAAATCGAGAACATTCCAATTGGCAAAATTAAGCCTGACCCCAAGCAACCGAGAAAGACCTTTGATGAAAAACAGCTACAACAGCTCTCGGATAGTATCAAAGAGTTTGGTGTGCTACAACCGATAACGGTTCGGAAATCTGGAAAGGACTTTATCATCGTTATGGGCGAAAGACGATTTCGCGCAAGCAAGATTGCCAGAAAGAATACAATTCCCAGTATAGTAAGAACTTATGAAAACGATGAAGTGTTGGAAGTTCAAATCATCGAAAACTTGCAAAGAAAGGACGTAGAGCCTACCGAAGAAGCCGAAGCGATAGCTTATCTAAGCGACAAATATCAACCCTCTGAAATCGCAAAGCGTTTGGGAAGAACCGACAATTTCATAAGACAACGTTTGAAGTTGGCTGGATTGATTGACGGTTTCAAACATTTTGTTCGCAATGGTGAAATGACCATTTCGTTAGGTGTTGGTGTCGCACTTTTTGAACCAGAGGAACAACAAATGATGTTGGAAACGATGGGCGAGGATTACAATTCACATCAAATCAACAGGATGATTAAAGACCAGACTTATGATTTGGAAAAAGCACCCTTTGATGTAGCCGATAAGACTTTGGTGGCTAAAGCGGGTTCTTGTGTAGAATGTCCATTCAATGCTGCGAATCAAGGCAATCTGTTTGGTGAAGGCAAGATGGTCTGTACGAAATCGCCCTGTTTTGAGACGAAAAAGACCAAATCGTTCTTGAACCTTATTGAAAAATCCAAGAAAAAAAACCTTTTGCTCATTCCTGAAATAAGACAGTACTGGGCTGATGAAGAAAAAAATCAGCTCGTTATTTCCCAACTGGAAAATAATGGATTGAAAGTCTATTTGCTGGACGATGTCGAAATTATAGAGAATCCTATCGAGCCGACAATGGATGCTATTAAGATTGAATATCAGCATTATGATTATTCCGAGGATGAACTGAAAGCAGAGTTCAAAGAGGCTATTCAGCAATATAAGGAAGAACTGAAAACGTATTGTTCAGCAGAAAAGAATGGTTTTGTAAATGGTATCGTCTTCCATCCTGAAACATATCAAAACAAGAATGTTTTCATAAAAGTGATTGAGAAATTAAAGAATGATTCTTCTGAATATTCAGCACCATTGGCCAATAGGAAAATGGCAGATTGTACGCCCGAAGAACAAATCATCAAAATCAACGAGCGTGAAATCCGCAAGCGACAGATTGAAAACAACAAGCAATTTGAGGAAGTGGTGCAGATGATTCGTGAGACGGATTATATCGATACCAAAAAAACGCTTTCGGTAGATGAAATGGTTGCGTTTTCCATTTCACTCTTTGAAAACAATGTGGACTATATGAGCCGGCAAAAATGCTTTTCAGGATTTTTCGCCAAAACATCGAAAATGTCCAGGGTTGAAATAGTCGAGCATTTCAAGAAGAATTTCAAAAAGGAAATCTTTCACAAGTTGATTCGGTATATGCTCACGAAGCAAGTACATTTTAGCGAAAGCAACCATAACAATAACCTCACGAATATTTCATTTTACTATGCGATGCAGGGATATTACAAATCCAAGATTGCAGACATTGAGAAGAGCTATGCTGAGAAACGAAACAAGCGTGAAGCACGTTTGAAAGAGCGTATCGCAGTTCTTGAAAAGAAAATCCAAGAGCTCAAGGATTAG
- a CDS encoding DUF932 domain-containing protein, which produces MYLQNLQQDEIFVSNEMKSLKNLTQMESRRGLENAIISNGKIVNVVSNSYGHIPNQLFFKKAEEMLVDARLNYHKRTINKNDRSFITDFIIDDKSQFTVKNDKDLILPMLRFKNSYDGSEKTSGHFGFYRKVCSNGLHVSQAEIEFSIKHSRNNTDLIMPRLNNLFDKFLDNEFYTIIKKFDKMKEFKIIDTKEFVKAILDRTKLFRYECSDKNSDPSKKSREVLEILNYEALLLDEKPNLWLGYNAFNSVLHNVLKKSFGQQERLDKKLFDEVYALA; this is translated from the coding sequence ATGTATTTACAAAATTTGCAACAAGATGAGATTTTCGTTTCTAATGAAATGAAATCTTTGAAAAACCTGACCCAGATGGAATCCCGTCGCGGGCTTGAAAATGCCATCATCTCGAATGGTAAAATCGTTAATGTGGTATCTAACAGTTACGGCCACATTCCGAACCAACTGTTCTTCAAGAAAGCCGAAGAAATGCTGGTTGATGCTAGACTCAACTATCACAAACGCACCATCAACAAAAACGATAGGTCTTTTATCACCGACTTTATAATTGACGACAAAAGCCAATTCACGGTCAAGAATGATAAGGATTTGATACTTCCGATGCTTCGGTTCAAGAACTCGTATGATGGAAGCGAAAAGACCTCTGGCCATTTCGGTTTCTATCGAAAAGTATGCTCTAACGGTCTTCACGTCTCACAGGCTGAAATTGAGTTTTCGATTAAGCACAGCAGAAATAATACAGACCTTATAATGCCAAGGTTGAACAACCTGTTTGATAAATTTCTGGATAACGAGTTCTACACCATCATCAAGAAATTCGACAAGATGAAGGAATTTAAAATCATCGATACCAAGGAATTCGTAAAAGCGATACTGGACAGAACCAAATTGTTCCGCTATGAATGTAGCGATAAGAACAGTGACCCATCGAAAAAGTCCCGAGAGGTTCTTGAAATTCTCAATTACGAAGCCCTATTGCTTGACGAAAAACCTAATCTTTGGTTGGGATATAACGCTTTCAACTCGGTATTGCACAATGTGCTGAAAAAGAGTTTCGGCCAACAGGAACGGTTGGATAAGAAATTGTTCGACGAAGTTTATGCCCTCGCATAA
- a CDS encoding GNAT family N-acetyltransferase, whose translation MIGLETERLIFRQWEPSDYEQFSKFYSDEKNARFVGGVKSKEEAYRLLATYIGHYELNGYSYLAVAEKTSKNLIGTVGLWNSRPWPEPELGYWILSEHQGKGFATEAGLAVKIFALEALKFDSLVSYIDPSNEASIQLALRLGAKYDSEIDLLDFGLHLVYKYW comes from the coding sequence ATGATAGGATTAGAAACTGAACGACTGATTTTTAGACAATGGGAACCATCGGATTACGAACAGTTCTCTAAATTCTATTCTGATGAGAAAAATGCCAGATTTGTAGGCGGTGTTAAAAGTAAGGAAGAAGCTTACCGATTATTGGCCACGTATATTGGGCACTATGAACTGAACGGCTATTCCTATTTGGCAGTAGCCGAAAAGACATCAAAAAACCTCATAGGAACCGTTGGGCTTTGGAATTCCCGTCCTTGGCCTGAACCCGAGTTGGGTTATTGGATACTGTCTGAACATCAAGGCAAAGGTTTTGCCACGGAAGCTGGACTTGCTGTCAAGATTTTTGCTTTAGAGGCTTTAAAATTTGATTCATTGGTGAGCTATATCGACCCGTCGAATGAAGCCTCAATTCAACTTGCATTGCGGTTGGGTGCTAAGTATGATTCAGAGATTGATTTACTTGATTTTGGATTGCATTTGGTTTATAAATACTGGTGA
- a CDS encoding GNAT family N-acetyltransferase has product MNGIKIRHATSKDVTVLFDLIMAIAKHHNQEAYVLTDKDELLKEGFGEAPKFYVLLAEYEKEIAGYLSYTWNYSIWNGKNYMNLDDLFVKEKFRGLKIGQELIQRAKSLCANESSGLMRREVEKDNHKAIQFYNRLGAKMVEKGIFRWI; this is encoded by the coding sequence ATGAATGGTATTAAAATCAGACACGCCACGAGTAAAGATGTTACAGTACTATTTGATTTGATTATGGCTATTGCCAAACATCACAATCAGGAAGCATATGTCTTAACGGATAAAGATGAACTTTTGAAGGAAGGTTTTGGTGAAGCCCCAAAATTTTATGTGCTTTTAGCAGAATATGAAAAAGAGATAGCTGGCTACTTGTCGTATACTTGGAACTATTCCATTTGGAACGGTAAAAACTATATGAACTTGGACGATTTGTTCGTCAAAGAAAAGTTCAGGGGATTAAAAATAGGGCAGGAATTAATACAAAGAGCCAAGTCCCTTTGCGCAAATGAAAGTAGCGGATTGATGCGCCGGGAAGTAGAAAAAGACAACCACAAAGCCATTCAATTTTACAATCGCTTAGGTGCGAAAATGGTTGAGAAGGGTATTTTTAGATGGATATAG
- a CDS encoding TlpA family protein disulfide reductase: MKKILLSIALGILFISCNQNNKQTDTKIKVGDTIDLSDYNLMSIKGQEIEDDKMILIDFWATWCGPCIASFPHLEKIQDRYKNSLQIIAISDEKAETVEGFLRKRKFDLTFMNDLEKRLHKKFDIKSIPISCLLSEDGEFLWAGNSENLESVLEQYQQSGSITDFELTELNRSYYDIDAIEVSNKNKFIIEEAENPERYIVKNQKLDNAPVNIEYISATLPEIIVDFLNVDRKNIINNHPELDTLLLDIKAKDKKTTYGQAKKDILNTIKDRYDFEVQEEIKKAEVYVLEVADETLLKQHIETIEGGGQAQIKNEQIEITRLNLEQLASYFQNKSESYIQYKGTNDSKYSFSIQRFETIAELASSLKNVGLAIKKTEGEVKTVTLN, translated from the coding sequence TTGAAGAAGATATTATTATCGATTGCATTAGGAATTTTATTTATCTCTTGTAATCAGAATAACAAACAAACCGATACCAAAATAAAAGTTGGTGACACCATTGATTTATCCGACTATAATTTGATGAGCATTAAAGGTCAGGAAATAGAAGATGACAAAATGATTCTCATTGATTTCTGGGCAACCTGGTGCGGCCCTTGTATCGCGAGCTTTCCACATTTAGAGAAAATACAAGACAGGTACAAAAACAGCTTACAAATTATTGCTATTAGTGATGAGAAGGCAGAAACAGTAGAAGGATTTCTGAGGAAACGGAAATTTGACCTGACGTTTATGAACGACCTTGAAAAACGTCTGCACAAGAAGTTTGACATAAAAAGCATACCTATAAGTTGCCTGCTATCTGAAGATGGCGAATTCCTTTGGGCTGGCAATTCAGAAAATCTTGAAAGTGTATTAGAGCAATATCAACAATCAGGAAGCATCACAGATTTTGAATTGACGGAATTAAATAGAAGTTATTACGATATAGATGCTATTGAAGTATCAAATAAAAATAAGTTCATAATTGAGGAAGCGGAAAATCCAGAGCGCTACATCGTCAAAAACCAAAAACTGGATAACGCACCGGTAAACATTGAATACATATCGGCAACCCTTCCCGAAATCATTGTTGATTTTCTAAATGTCGACCGTAAGAATATCATAAACAATCACCCAGAATTAGACACTCTATTGCTCGACATTAAGGCAAAAGATAAAAAAACAACCTATGGCCAGGCCAAGAAAGACATATTGAATACCATTAAAGACCGCTATGATTTTGAAGTTCAAGAAGAAATCAAAAAAGCAGAGGTTTATGTTCTGGAAGTGGCAGACGAAACATTGCTAAAACAACATATAGAAACCATTGAAGGTGGTGGACAAGCCCAAATAAAGAATGAGCAAATTGAAATTACCAGACTCAATTTAGAGCAATTGGCAAGCTATTTCCAGAATAAATCAGAGTCGTACATTCAATATAAAGGTACCAACGATTCCAAATATAGTTTTTCAATACAACGTTTTGAAACCATTGCTGAGTTAGCGTCGAGCTTGAAGAATGTTGGTCTTGCGATTAAAAAAACCGAAGGTGAAGTGAAAACTGTTACGCTTAATTAA
- a CDS encoding alpha/beta hydrolase family protein, with protein MKKYILTIAFLVSGLLTMAQNISGTWGGNITLPNEKKIQFIFTIEENQDNYKTVVDIPTQRVNNITAIKTTLKNDSLVIDFSNVGMKYLGKLNTIHFEISGKVVEGINAFPLTLSRKNIEKKTGKARPQEPKKPYPYLAESVSFQNKEDKITIAGTFTRPKGKGKYPVAILISGSGPQDRDETLSGHKPFLVLADHLTRQGIAVLRYDDRGFGESTGVHSQATTYDFATDAISALNYLKTRKDVDNENIGIIGHSEGGIIAPLVANRTNEVAFIVSLASTGISGTELSVMQSKEMRPFPVPDEAAYEKAIRQAIKIAQQNKEVSKIKTELTAHYNTTIAPILKNLGVPETKIKEVVGGLVDMRTTKWIRYFYGYNPATEYEKLSCPVLSLNGNLDTQVEAKINQDGLRKALKKGNNKDFKIIELEGLNHLFQNAKTGKMDEYQDIEETFSPKALAIISDWILERI; from the coding sequence ATGAAAAAATATATTTTAACTATAGCATTCTTAGTATCTGGCCTATTGACAATGGCTCAAAATATCAGTGGAACTTGGGGCGGAAACATTACGCTTCCCAACGAGAAGAAAATACAGTTCATTTTTACTATTGAAGAAAATCAGGACAACTACAAAACGGTAGTGGACATCCCAACACAGCGCGTGAACAATATCACGGCAATAAAGACCACTTTGAAAAACGATAGTCTTGTCATTGACTTTTCTAACGTCGGAATGAAATATCTTGGAAAGCTCAATACTATCCATTTCGAAATCAGCGGAAAAGTAGTCGAGGGCATCAATGCGTTTCCGCTTACTCTAAGTAGGAAGAACATTGAGAAAAAAACTGGAAAGGCACGACCACAAGAACCTAAAAAGCCCTATCCTTATTTGGCAGAATCCGTAAGTTTTCAGAATAAGGAAGACAAAATCACAATTGCTGGTACGTTTACACGACCCAAAGGCAAAGGGAAATATCCTGTTGCCATATTAATTAGTGGTAGTGGACCACAGGATAGAGATGAAACACTATCGGGCCATAAACCATTTTTGGTGTTGGCAGACCACCTCACACGACAAGGCATTGCCGTATTGCGATATGATGATAGAGGGTTTGGCGAATCCACAGGTGTACATTCCCAAGCTACTACCTATGATTTTGCTACCGATGCCATTAGCGCATTGAATTATCTGAAAACAAGAAAAGATGTCGATAATGAAAACATAGGTATCATCGGTCATAGCGAAGGTGGCATCATTGCGCCCCTCGTCGCCAATAGAACCAACGAGGTAGCCTTTATTGTCTCTTTGGCCAGTACGGGAATTTCCGGTACAGAACTTTCTGTGATGCAATCCAAGGAAATGCGCCCCTTTCCTGTGCCCGATGAAGCTGCTTATGAGAAAGCGATTCGACAGGCCATAAAAATTGCACAGCAAAATAAAGAGGTTTCCAAGATTAAAACTGAGCTTACCGCCCATTACAATACTACCATTGCACCTATACTTAAGAACTTGGGCGTTCCAGAAACCAAAATCAAGGAAGTGGTTGGCGGTTTGGTGGATATGCGTACTACTAAATGGATACGCTATTTCTATGGGTACAATCCAGCAACTGAATACGAAAAGTTATCCTGTCCTGTACTTTCGCTCAACGGTAACTTGGATACACAAGTGGAAGCCAAAATCAATCAGGATGGTCTGCGCAAAGCATTGAAAAAAGGAAACAATAAAGATTTTAAGATTATTGAACTGGAAGGGCTTAACCATTTGTTTCAAAACGCAAAAACGGGCAAGATGGATGAATATCAAGACATCGAAGAAACTTTTTCACCAAAGGCTCTTGCGATTATTTCAGATTGGATTTTAGAGCGAATCTAA
- a CDS encoding RNA polymerase sigma factor: MPSEKEFINTIKDNEAVLYKATRLYVDNPTDQKDLYQEIVFNLWKGYDSFRGDAQISTWIYRIALNTAILFLKNKKRRGHSVPLDNVVLVEEKYDPVLEERLKILYGKIKELKEVDKGIIFLYLEGKKYDEIATITGLSTSNVGTRMARIKDKLNKKIIKK, from the coding sequence ATGCCAAGCGAAAAAGAGTTTATAAATACGATTAAAGACAACGAGGCAGTCTTGTATAAAGCAACCAGGCTCTACGTGGATAACCCAACAGACCAAAAGGACCTATATCAAGAAATTGTCTTTAATCTATGGAAAGGATATGATTCCTTTAGAGGTGATGCTCAAATCAGCACGTGGATATATCGCATCGCACTGAATACGGCCATCCTTTTCCTCAAAAACAAAAAGCGAAGAGGGCATAGCGTACCATTGGACAATGTTGTTCTTGTCGAAGAAAAATATGACCCAGTGCTGGAAGAGCGATTGAAAATCCTCTATGGCAAAATCAAGGAACTAAAAGAAGTAGATAAGGGCATTATATTTCTCTATCTCGAAGGAAAAAAATATGACGAAATCGCAACCATAACAGGACTATCCACAAGTAATGTGGGTACGCGGATGGCCAGAATAAAAGACAAACTCAACAAAAAGATAATAAAAAAATAA
- a CDS encoding TolB family protein: MKKSQKFSFFCKKILIPNISMKSKWHLIIVSILLLQCSDESPNYKALLGVDILPNEHPIFFKKELVPNGKLIHRGILNPQLDAYYFTLSNKDFSDFDIYIIERKEGKWSEPQKAFFNSEYDDHGMSFSPDGKRIYFSSTRPIIGKDLPETWHLWRTNNNNGTWTEPEYVDIPNMRDKLISHPSISENGTLYFHASNLDYSKMDIYHSVQEEGKFKDAEKTYLSDSNTYGRTTPYVSADGSFLIYAAINKTLDLMICQKDEKGKWSQAKAFNKAVNTNGQGNPYITPDNKFLFFAVEENNKWKVKWVDVESLVKNQ, encoded by the coding sequence TTGAAAAAATCACAAAAATTTTCATTTTTTTGTAAAAAAATTTTAATCCCCAACATTTCAATGAAATCAAAATGGCATCTTATAATTGTATCAATTTTGCTTTTGCAATGTTCCGATGAATCCCCAAATTACAAAGCGCTTTTAGGGGTGGATATCTTGCCGAATGAGCATCCCATTTTCTTTAAAAAAGAGCTGGTTCCCAATGGAAAACTTATACACCGCGGCATATTGAATCCACAGCTCGATGCGTATTACTTTACACTTTCAAACAAAGATTTTAGTGATTTTGATATTTACATTATTGAAAGAAAAGAAGGAAAATGGTCTGAACCTCAAAAGGCTTTTTTTAATAGCGAATACGATGACCACGGAATGAGCTTTTCGCCAGACGGGAAGAGGATATATTTTAGCTCTACACGTCCAATTATTGGCAAAGACCTACCCGAAACTTGGCATCTTTGGCGAACCAACAATAATAACGGTACGTGGACTGAGCCGGAATATGTGGATATTCCAAATATGAGGGATAAATTGATTTCGCATCCATCCATTTCAGAAAATGGCACCCTGTACTTTCACGCCAGTAATTTGGACTATTCTAAAATGGATATTTACCATTCAGTTCAAGAAGAAGGTAAATTTAAGGATGCTGAAAAAACATATCTATCAGATTCAAACACCTATGGAAGAACCACACCTTATGTTTCGGCAGATGGTTCTTTTTTAATATATGCAGCTATTAATAAAACGCTAGACTTAATGATTTGCCAAAAGGATGAGAAGGGAAAATGGTCCCAAGCAAAAGCATTTAATAAAGCTGTAAATACTAATGGCCAAGGAAATCCTTACATTACACCAGACAATAAGTTTTTATTTTTTGCTGTAGAAGAGAATAATAAATGGAAGGTAAAATGGGTGGATGTTGAGTCCCTAGTTAAAAATCAGTAG
- a CDS encoding amidohydrolase family protein, whose amino-acid sequence MKKRLLKLLKVIVGILLLFVAVLIIALYWPLPDLKAPKRYEVLIIKSINVINVQSGEILANQDIVIQNNRIKSIDSSGPFDIKADLIIDGNDKFVIPGLWDMHTHSNQHSPWLHHPLYIANGVTGVRDMSGQLNEKDSYWVGSNERLKWNKELFEGKRISPRYILQSSYQMDGASSVPEGFPEYFKLETSSAIDSLLSFYKNENVDFIKIYQQILPESYRELAIKAPVYGLHLAGHKPMFLNLEDAINLGQRSFEHGRIFMFESFPKADSLRMPQHWKSIFKTSKNSMVEDFNAQTAVGLMQLMKEKNAYWTPTLQTLKFEAFAHKDSFLENPNLKYITWARKRLWWNFDIENNQKRNRSPESKGVSTAFYLAARKQVVTANEIGVPIMAGTDVTDSYIFAGFSIHSELEDLTKSGLSNLEALQSATIVPAKYAGLEMHYGTVEEGKKADLIILDKNPLKEITNSKTISAIIIDGILYDSDKIRELKTFTESITSNFHMNVKVIHSFVMSPLIRVQFAD is encoded by the coding sequence ATGAAGAAAAGATTACTGAAACTGCTCAAAGTAATAGTTGGTATCCTTTTGTTATTTGTAGCAGTACTCATTATCGCTTTATATTGGCCTTTGCCAGATTTGAAAGCGCCTAAAAGGTACGAGGTACTTATCATTAAATCAATCAATGTCATCAACGTCCAATCTGGTGAGATACTGGCCAATCAGGATATCGTAATTCAAAATAATAGGATAAAATCCATTGATTCTTCTGGCCCTTTTGATATAAAAGCTGACTTAATAATTGATGGTAACGACAAATTTGTCATTCCCGGGCTATGGGATATGCATACCCATTCCAATCAACATTCGCCTTGGCTTCATCACCCTCTCTATATTGCAAATGGTGTTACGGGCGTTAGGGATATGTCCGGACAGCTTAATGAAAAGGATAGTTATTGGGTAGGCAGCAATGAGCGTCTAAAATGGAATAAAGAACTATTTGAAGGCAAAAGGATTTCCCCAAGGTATATTTTGCAAAGCAGTTACCAAATGGATGGTGCGTCATCAGTTCCCGAAGGATTCCCTGAATATTTCAAACTTGAAACAAGTAGCGCTATTGATTCACTTTTGAGTTTTTACAAAAATGAAAATGTCGATTTTATAAAGATATATCAGCAAATATTGCCTGAATCGTATCGAGAACTTGCCATAAAGGCACCAGTATATGGATTGCATCTTGCGGGTCACAAACCTATGTTCTTAAATCTAGAAGATGCTATTAATCTAGGTCAAAGAAGTTTCGAGCACGGGCGCATTTTTATGTTTGAGTCTTTTCCTAAGGCTGATAGTTTAAGAATGCCCCAACATTGGAAAAGTATTTTCAAAACCTCAAAGAATTCAATGGTCGAAGATTTCAACGCTCAAACAGCTGTGGGATTAATGCAGCTAATGAAAGAAAAAAACGCGTATTGGACGCCTACACTACAAACCTTAAAATTTGAGGCTTTTGCCCACAAGGATTCGTTTCTGGAAAACCCAAACCTTAAATATATTACTTGGGCGCGGAAAAGGTTATGGTGGAATTTTGATATTGAAAACAATCAAAAGAGAAATCGTTCACCAGAAAGCAAAGGGGTTAGTACCGCATTTTATTTGGCCGCAAGAAAACAGGTTGTAACGGCCAATGAAATAGGTGTGCCGATTATGGCAGGAACAGACGTAACGGATTCTTATATTTTTGCAGGTTTCAGTATCCATAGCGAACTAGAGGATTTAACAAAAAGCGGGCTATCAAATCTTGAAGCCCTTCAAAGTGCGACTATAGTACCCGCAAAATATGCGGGTTTAGAAATGCATTATGGAACGGTTGAAGAAGGAAAAAAGGCTGACTTGATAATCCTCGACAAAAATCCACTCAAGGAAATTACCAATTCCAAAACTATTTCAGCCATCATAATTGACGGCATTCTTTATGATTCTGATAAAATTAGAGAATTAAAGACTTTTACGGAATCTATCACCTCAAATTTTCATATGAACGTGAAGGTTATTCATAGCTTCGTAATGAGTCCTTTGATTCGGGTACAGTTTGCAGATTGA
- a CDS encoding single-stranded DNA-binding protein, which yields MSTLRNHVQLIGNVGQEPTITNLESGSKVARFSLATNEYYKNKKGEKEQNTEWHTVVAWGKTAEIVEKYVVKGKEVGVSGKLKSRSYEDKDGIKRYVTEIEANEILLLGTKNGNGSNE from the coding sequence ATGAGTACTTTAAGAAATCACGTACAACTGATTGGAAACGTTGGACAAGAGCCAACCATTACGAACCTTGAAAGCGGAAGCAAAGTAGCCCGTTTTTCACTCGCCACAAATGAATACTACAAAAACAAGAAAGGCGAAAAAGAACAAAACACCGAATGGCATACTGTAGTTGCCTGGGGCAAGACTGCTGAAATTGTAGAGAAGTATGTAGTGAAAGGAAAAGAGGTAGGCGTAAGCGGAAAACTGAAATCCCGAAGCTATGAGGACAAAGACGGTATCAAACGATACGTAACCGAAATCGAAGCCAACGAAATCCTATTGTTGGGTACAAAAAACGGTAACGGTTCTAACGAATAG
- a CDS encoding DUF6876 family protein yields the protein MKAQVNEIEQNLQHFTGTEMFYYIPILRTRFTDGLKYLANVADCYWLITDASVIAKSLKNRSEFITIDFKRMSEEKQDYTGYEAEIIYSDGNDNVLETHRYNATDFPLDELRLFFVNDTLMLPSEY from the coding sequence ATGAAAGCACAAGTTAATGAAATAGAACAGAATTTACAACACTTTACGGGAACGGAAATGTTCTACTACATTCCCATTCTTAGAACCCGATTTACGGATGGTTTAAAATACCTCGCTAACGTAGCGGACTGTTATTGGCTCATAACCGATGCATCGGTAATTGCCAAAAGTTTGAAGAACCGAAGCGAGTTTATCACGATTGACTTTAAAAGAATGTCCGAAGAAAAACAGGACTATACAGGGTACGAAGCTGAAATTATTTACAGCGATGGCAACGACAACGTTTTGGAAACCCATCGTTACAATGCTACCGATTTTCCATTGGATGAACTGCGGTTGTTTTTTGTAAACGATACGTTGATGCTACCAAGCGAATATTAA
- a CDS encoding BfmA/BtgA family mobilization protein, translating into MDTFIGIRFKKETAKRFQEFSRTHFKTHTEAMEAILDFFFYNEISPKENLGPTGRTIEAKLLKRINAVIAIMRDVEKTQTKPTVAMLQSLFEMEEPEEKPLILEKKFAEEKKEVKFQEKRNNQNQL; encoded by the coding sequence ATGGACACATTTATCGGCATCAGATTCAAGAAGGAAACGGCAAAACGTTTTCAGGAATTCTCAAGAACACATTTCAAGACCCATACCGAGGCAATGGAAGCCATTCTCGACTTTTTCTTCTACAACGAGATTTCACCCAAGGAAAATTTAGGTCCTACGGGACGCACTATTGAAGCCAAATTACTGAAACGTATCAATGCGGTCATTGCCATAATGCGTGATGTCGAAAAGACCCAAACCAAACCCACGGTAGCAATGTTGCAATCTCTTTTTGAGATGGAAGAACCTGAAGAGAAACCCTTGATTTTGGAAAAGAAATTTGCCGAAGAAAAGAAAGAAGTGAAGTTTCAAGAAAAGCGAAATAACCAGAATCAACTTTAA